Below is a genomic region from Nocardioides panacis.
GCCACCGCCGAGATCGTCACCAAGGGCAAGAAGCGCTGAGCCGGGTCACGTCACACCCGTAATTGGGTCGCGCCGGGGCCCGCGGCGCGTCAGCCTGGACCCATGTCCGACCTCGAGATCCACCGGTTCACGCCCGACGACGACGACGACGTCCGCGCCTCGTTCGAGATCAGCAACGCGGTGGCCGCCGCCGACGCGCCGTGGGAGCACCCCTGGCTGCCCGACCGGTTCCGCCTGTTCCTCGAGCGTGGCTGGGACGGCGAGCCGCCGGCGTGCTACCTCGCCCGCGTCGACGGCACCCCGGTGGGCGACGCCCTCGTCTTCACCTCCGAGCGCGACAACACCCACCTCGCCTGGCTGTGGCTGGGGATCCTGCCCGAGCACCGGCGCCGCGGCTACGGGACGGCGCTGTTCGAGCGCCTGGTGGAGGAGGTCCGGGCGCTGGGCCGCACCAGCGTCGGCACCGACGGCTGGGAGTCCGAGCGGGCGCTGGGCTTCGCGGCCCGGCACGGTCTCGAGAGGAAGTCCCAGGCGATCATGCGGCGCCAGCACCTGGCCGAGCTCGAGCCCGGCCGCGTGCGACGGCTGTACGACGAGGCGGCCGCCGCCGCGACCGACTACGAGCTGGTCCGGATCACCGGGCGGACGCCCCCCGAGCTGGTCGACGCCATGGTCGAGCTGGTGTCGGCGATCAACGACGCACCCACCGACGACCTGGACATCGAGGACGAGGTGTTCTCACCCGAGCGGCTGGCCGCCTACGAGGACGCGGCGCTGGCCAGCGGCAACCGGCTCTACCGGCTGGTGGCGCGGCACCGGGGGACCGGCGAGCTGGGCGGCCACACCGTGGTGGCGGTCGAGGTGCAGCGTCCCGAGATCGCCGACCAGCACGACACCGCCGTGGCGAAGGCGCACCGCGGCCACCGGCTCGGTCTGCTGCTGAAGGCCGGGATGCTGCTGTGGCTGGCCGAGGCCGAGCCCCAGGTCGCGACCGTCGACACCTGGAACGCCGAGTCGAACGACCACATGATCGCGGTCAACGAGGCGCTGGGCTACCGGGTGATGGGACGCGAGCTGCAGTTCCAGAAGTCGCTGGTCACCGGGCGGTGAGCACCAGCGGGCCGTCCTCCGTGATGGCGATGGTGTGCTCCATGTGCGCGCCGCGGGAGCCGTCGCCGCTGCGCAGCGTCCAGCCGTCCGGGTCGGTCCACAGCACGTCGGAGGTCTGCAGGAACCACGGCTCGATGGCGATCACCAGTCCCGGCTTCAACGGGTACCCGCGACCGGGGCGGCCGTCGTTCGGCACGTGCGGGTCGCCGTGCATCGTGCGGCCGACGCCGTGACCGCCGAAGTCGGTGTTCACCGAGAGGCCGTCGGCGTGGGCCACCGCGGAGATGGCGGCGGAGATGTCCCCGATCCGGGACCCGGCCTGGGCGGCCGCGATGCCGGCGTCCAGCGCCCGGCTGGCGGTGTCGATCAGGTCGAGGTCCTGCTGCGCGGGGGTGCCGACCACGACGCTGAGCGCGGAGTCGGAGACCCAGCCGTCGACGGAGGCGGCGAAGTCCACGCTGAGCAGGTCCCCGTCGGCGAGCACGTAGTCGTGGGGGAGGCCGTGCAGCACCGCGTCGTTGACCGAGGTGCACAGCACCTTGCCGAACGGCATCGCGCCGAAGGACGGGTGGTAGTCGATGTAGCAGGACTCGGCACCGCGGTCCCGGATCATCCGGTGCGCGAGCGCGTCGAGCTCCAGCAGGTTGACGCCCACGTCGGCGGCCTCCTGGAGACGGGTCAGCACATCGGCGACGAAACGCCCGGCGGGCTTCATCTGCTCGATCTCGGCGGGGGGTTCGCAGCTCGATCACGCAGAGAGCCTACGGCGGTGAGCGTCGGGACCTGGACCAGCCCCGCCTTCGCGGAGGAGGCGCGGGCGTGGGTCGCGGACCGGCTCGTCCCGCTCGAGGTCGCGCTGACGGGCGAGGGCGTCCAGCCGCACGCCCGCCCGTGGTCCAGCACGATCCGCTTCGAGACCACGGCGGGACGCGTGTGGTTCAAGGTGAACGGTCCGGGCACCCGGCACGAGGCGACCCTGGTCCGCGAGCTCGACCGGCTGGTCCCGGGCCTGCTGCCCGAGGTCCTCGCGGTCGACGCGGCGCGGGGCTGGTCGTTGGCCCGGGACGCCGGCCCGGTGCTGCGCGAGGCGCTGCCGGCCGACGAGCTGTGGGACGCGTGGGAGCGGCTGCTGCCGCGCTACGCCGAGGCGCAGGTGGCGCTGGCCGGGCACCGTGACGAGGTGCTCGCCACCGGCATCGCCGAGGTGTCGCCCGCGACGGTTCCCGGGCTGGCCCGCCGGCTGCTCGACGAGCTGGCCGGCACCCCCGAGGACGAGGGCGGCCTGTCGTTCGGGCAGGCCGCCGCCCTGGAGCGGGCGCTGCCGGTCGTCGCCGAGCAGTGCGCGGAGCTCCGCGCCTGCGGGGTGCCGGACTCGGTGCAGCACGACGACCTGCACTCCGCGAACGTCTGCTGGCCCGGGACCCCCGCCGACGCCCGGGTGATCGACTGGGGCGACGCGACGTGGGGGCACCCGCTCGGCACCATGCTGGCCACGCTGAACTCGATCGCCTTCCACGCCGGCACGTACGTCGACGGGCGGCCCGCGCCGACCCCCGAGCTCCTGCGGGTGCGCGACGCCTACCTCGAGCCGTTCACCCGGTACGCCGCCCGCGCCGACCTCGTGCGCTGCGTCGACCTGGCCCGTCGTACGGGATGTGTCGGGAAGGCGCTGGCCTACCGCGCGGCGCTGGCCGGGGAGCCGCTGTCGACGCATGCCGAGAACGAGTTCCCGGTCCGCGACTGGTTCCTGGGGCTGCTGGAGGACTGAGCGGCTACTTGACCACGCAGACGTTCTTCTTGGTCAGCCTGAGCTTCTGGCCGGCGGTGACGGTCACGTCGGTGATCACCTGGACCGACCGGCCCGAGCACCCGGTCGAGCCGAGGTCCACGGGCTTCACCTGCACCTTCGCGGCCTTGCCCGTCTTGCCGGCCTTCCCGTCCTTGCCGTCCTTCCCGTCGAGGCCGTCGGCCCCGTCCTGCCCCGCAGGACCGGTCGGGCCGGGGGCACCGGTGAGCCCCGTCTCGCCCTGCGCACCCTGCAGCGACCCCTGGAACGTCGCCACGGCGCCGAACGCGCCCACGAATCCGAACACCAGCGCCAGGACGCAGGTCACCACCATCTTTCCCATGGGGCCAAGGTAAAGGTGCCTGGCCGGTCCCGTCCGGGCTTCGCCCGAAGTGCGGCCGTTCGGCCGGGCCGCCCGGCTGCCGGCACCGCCGTCACCAGCCGCGCTCGCGCCACTCCGCGAGGTGCGGGCGCTGCTCGCCGAGCGTGGAGTCGTCGCCGTGGCCGGGGTAGAACCAGGTCTCGTCCGGCAACCGGTCGAACACCTTGGCCGACACGTCTCCGATCAGCGACGCGAAGTCCTCGGGGGAGCGGGTCCCGCCCACGCCGCCGGGGAAGAGGCAGTCACCGGTCCACAGGTGCGGGGCGCCCTCGGGGTCGTCGTACAGCAGCGCGATGGACCCGGGGGTGTGGCCGACGAGGTGGATCACCTCGAGCCGGCAGTCGCCGACCTCGACGACGTCGCCGTCGGAGACCCTGCGGTCCACGGGGACCGGCAGCTCGTCGGCGTCCTCCTCGCCCGCGACCGTCTCGGCGCCGGTGGCCCGGACGACCTCGGCCAGCGCGCGGTGGTGGTCCCAGTGCTGGTGGGTGGTGACCACCCGGCGCAGGCCACCGTCGCCGACGACCTGCAGGATCCGTGCGGCGTCGTCCGCGGCGTCGACGAGCACCTGCTCGTCGGTCGCGCGGCAGTGCAGCAGGTAGACGTTGTTGTCCATCTCGCTGACCGAGAACTTCGTGATGATCAGCGCCGGGAGCTCCCGGACGTCCGGCGCGCTGCCGGGACTGACCTTGCCGTGATAGCTCATCTCCACCTTCCCAGGATCGGCAGAACGCCTGCCGAGCAGGCTAGCCCGCGCCCGTCGCCCCGGCCGACCAGCCACCAGGCCAGGTCGCCGGCGGCGCCGCGGATCTCCGGTCCCTGGCCGACGCCGAACTTCCAGAGCCCGTCGACGTCGGTGGCGGACAGCACCATCGACGGCCCGCCGCCCGGCAGCGCCGCCAGCTCGCCCTGCCGCTGGCGGACCACCGCGCGGGAGAAGTCCGGCGGCCAGCCGGCCGGCTCGTAGCCGAGGTCCAGGTCGGCGTGGTGGATCTCCACCTCGGCCCGGCGGCGCGGCCCCAGGGTGTCCAGCGCGAAGGTGGGCTCGCCGCCGGCGGTCCGGGCGTACGGCGTGGCCGGGTCGGCGGTGCACGTCCAGAACGCCTCGGTGAGCCGGGCGACCGACGCCGTGGCGTCCTCCACCAGACCGGCGAGGTCGTGGGAGCGGACGGTCTCCTCGATCTCGGCGTCCCGGGCGTCGCTCGAGGGGTACATCGAGGCGGGCTCGCCGGCCGCCGCCTGGGCGAGCACCCGGGTGAACGCGTCGGCGTTGCGGGACAGGTGCGCCACCACGTGCGCGCGGGTCCAGCCGGGCAGCACGGAGGGCCGCCGTACGGACTCGTCGTCGAGGACTGTCAGTGCCTGCAGATACCGTGTCGTGGCAAGCAGCGTCTCGTCGATCTGCGGAAGGGCCGAGGACGTGGTCATCACCCCATCCAAGCCTGCGGGCGCCGCTTGTTCCACCCGCTATCATGGCGAACGTTTGTTCGAACGCGACCTATTGAGGATGTGCCGTGGCTGACCAGCTCGTGATCCGGGGTGCCCGCGAGCACAACCTGAAGGATGTCTCGCTCGAGCTGCCGCGGGACGCGCTGATCGTCTTCACCGGCCTCTCGGGCTCCGGGAAGTCGAGCCTGGCGTTCGACACGATCTTCGCGGAGGGCCAGCGGCGCTACGTCGAGTCGCTGTCCGCCTACGCCCGCCAGTTCCTCGGGCAGATGGACAAGCCCGACGTCGACTTCATCGAGGGCCTCTCGCCGGCCGTCTCCATCGACCAGAAGTCCACCTCGAAGAACCCCCGCTCCACGGTCGGCACGATCACCGAGGTCTACGACTACCTCCGGCTGCTCTACGCCCGCGCCGGCCGCCCGCACTGCCCGACCTGCGGGGCGCCGATCTCGCGGCAGACCCCGCAGCAGATCGTGGACCGGATCCTCACCCTCGAGGAGGGTGCCCGGTTCCAGGTGCTCGCCCCGGTGATCCGCGGCCGCAAGGGCGAGTACGTCGACCTGTTCCGCCAGCTCCAGACCCAGGGGTTCTCCCGGGCCCGGGTCAACGGCGAGACCTACTCCCTCGACGAGCCGCCCAAGCTCGACAAGCAGAAGAAGCACACGATCGAGGTCGTCGTCGACCGGCTCGCGGTCAAGGCCTCCTCCAAGCGCCGGCTCACCGACTCGGTGGAGACCGCCCTCGGCCTGGCCGGAGGCCTGGTGGTGTTCGACTTCGTCGACCTGCCCGCGAAGGACCCGGCCCGGGAGCTCAAGTTCTCCGAGAAGATGGCCTGCCCCAACGAGCACCCGATCGACACCGACGACCTCGAGCCGCGGTCCTTCTCGTTCAACTCGCCGTTCGGCGCCTGCCCCGAGTGCCACGGCATCGGCACCCGGATGGAGGTCGACGCGGAGCTGGTGATCCAGGACCCGAGCGCCACGCTCGGCGAGGGCGTCATCGGCCCGTGGTCGGGCGCGCACGTCGCGGACTTCTTCACCCGGCTGCTCAGCGCGCTCGGCGACGAGCTCGGCTTCGACCTGAACACCCCGTGGGAGCAGCTGCCCGCCCGCGCCCGCAAGGCGATCCTGGACGGGCACGCCACCAAGGTGCACGTGCGGCACACCAACCGCTACGGCCGCCAGCGCTCCTACTACACGAACTTCGAGGGTGTCCGACCCTACATCGAGCGCCGGCACCGCGAGTCGGAGTCCGACACCAGCCGGGAGCGCTACGAGGGCTTCATGCGCGAGGTGCCGTGCCCGGTCTGCGAGGGCAGCCGGCTCAAGGCCGTCTCGATGGCGGTCACCCTGGGCGGCAAGAGCATCGCCGCGGTCTGCCGGATGCCGATCAACGAGTCGGCCGAGTTCCTGCGCACCCTGGAGCTGTCCTACCGCGAGAAGCAGATCGCCGAGCGGGTGCTCAAGGAGATCCAGGAGCGGCTCGCCTTCCTGCTCGACGTCGGCCTCGACTACCTCTCCCTGGACCGGCCCTCCGGCTCGCTGTCCGGCGGCGAGGCGCAGCGGATCCGGCTGGCCACCCAGATCGGCGCCGGTCTGGTCGGCGTCCTCTACGTCCTCGACGAGCCGTCGATCGGTCTGCACCAGCGTGACAACCACCGGCTGATCGAGACGCTGGTCCGGCTCAAGGACCTCGGCAACACGCTGATCGTCGTCGAGCACGACGAGGACACCATCCGGGTCGCCGACTGGGTCGTCGACATCGGCCCCGGCGCGGGGGAGCACGGCGGCCAGGTCGTCGTCTCCGGCACCGTGCAGGAGCTGCTGGACCACCCGGACTCCTCGACCGGCATGTACCTCTCCGGCCGCCGGTCGATCCCGGTGCCCGACGTGCGCCGGCCCCGCACCCCGGGCAACGACCTGGTGGTGCGCGGCGCCCGCGAGCACAACCTGCAGGACATCGACGTGAAGTTCCCGCTGGGCCTGTTCGTCGCGGTCACCGGCGTCTCCGGCTCCGGCAAGTCGACGCTCGTCAACGACATCCTCTACACCTCGCTGGCCAAGCAGATCTACAACGCCCGCACCGTGCCCGGCCGGCACCGCCGCATCGAGGGCCTGGACAACGTCGACAAGGTGATCCACGTCGACCAGTCCCCGATCGGGCGTACGCCGCGCAGCAACCCGGCGACGTACACCGGCGTCTTCGACCACGTGCGCAAGCTGTTCGCCTCCACCCAGGAGGCGAAGGTCCGCGGCTACCAGCAGGGCCGGTTCTCCTTCAACGTCAAGGGCGGCCGCTGCGAGGCGTGCTCCGGCGACGGCACGATCAAGATCGAGATGAACTTCCTCCCGGACGTCTACGTCCCCTGCGAGGTGTGCCACGGCGCGCGCTACAACCGCGAGACGCTCGAGGTGCACTACAAGGGCAAGACGATCGCCGAGGTGCTGGACATGCCGATCGAGGAGGCCGTGGACTTCTTCGCGGCCATCCCGGCGATCAACCGGCACATGCGGACCCTCGTCGACGTCGGCCTGGGCTACGTCCGGCTCGGCCAGCCCGCGCCGACCCTGTCGGGCGGCGAGGCCCAACGGGTCAAGCTGTCCGCCGAGCTGCAGAAGCGCTCCACGGGCCGCACGGTCTACGTCCTCGACGAGCCGACCACCGGCCTGCACTTCGAGGACATCCGCAAGCTGCTGCTGGTGCTCGGCCGGCTCGTCGACCAGGGCAACACGGTGCTGGTGATCGAGCACAACCTCGACGTGATCAAGACCGCCGACTGGCTGATCGACATGGGTCCCGAGGGT
It encodes:
- a CDS encoding MBL fold metallo-hydrolase, with protein sequence MSYHGKVSPGSAPDVRELPALIITKFSVSEMDNNVYLLHCRATDEQVLVDAADDAARILQVVGDGGLRRVVTTHQHWDHHRALAEVVRATGAETVAGEEDADELPVPVDRRVSDGDVVEVGDCRLEVIHLVGHTPGSIALLYDDPEGAPHLWTGDCLFPGGVGGTRSPEDFASLIGDVSAKVFDRLPDETWFYPGHGDDSTLGEQRPHLAEWRERGW
- a CDS encoding GNAT family N-acetyltransferase yields the protein MSDLEIHRFTPDDDDDVRASFEISNAVAAADAPWEHPWLPDRFRLFLERGWDGEPPACYLARVDGTPVGDALVFTSERDNTHLAWLWLGILPEHRRRGYGTALFERLVEEVRALGRTSVGTDGWESERALGFAARHGLERKSQAIMRRQHLAELEPGRVRRLYDEAAAAATDYELVRITGRTPPELVDAMVELVSAINDAPTDDLDIEDEVFSPERLAAYEDAALASGNRLYRLVARHRGTGELGGHTVVAVEVQRPEIADQHDTAVAKAHRGHRLGLLLKAGMLLWLAEAEPQVATVDTWNAESNDHMIAVNEALGYRVMGRELQFQKSLVTGR
- the uvrA gene encoding excinuclease ABC subunit UvrA, translating into MADQLVIRGAREHNLKDVSLELPRDALIVFTGLSGSGKSSLAFDTIFAEGQRRYVESLSAYARQFLGQMDKPDVDFIEGLSPAVSIDQKSTSKNPRSTVGTITEVYDYLRLLYARAGRPHCPTCGAPISRQTPQQIVDRILTLEEGARFQVLAPVIRGRKGEYVDLFRQLQTQGFSRARVNGETYSLDEPPKLDKQKKHTIEVVVDRLAVKASSKRRLTDSVETALGLAGGLVVFDFVDLPAKDPARELKFSEKMACPNEHPIDTDDLEPRSFSFNSPFGACPECHGIGTRMEVDAELVIQDPSATLGEGVIGPWSGAHVADFFTRLLSALGDELGFDLNTPWEQLPARARKAILDGHATKVHVRHTNRYGRQRSYYTNFEGVRPYIERRHRESESDTSRERYEGFMREVPCPVCEGSRLKAVSMAVTLGGKSIAAVCRMPINESAEFLRTLELSYREKQIAERVLKEIQERLAFLLDVGLDYLSLDRPSGSLSGGEAQRIRLATQIGAGLVGVLYVLDEPSIGLHQRDNHRLIETLVRLKDLGNTLIVVEHDEDTIRVADWVVDIGPGAGEHGGQVVVSGTVQELLDHPDSSTGMYLSGRRSIPVPDVRRPRTPGNDLVVRGAREHNLQDIDVKFPLGLFVAVTGVSGSGKSTLVNDILYTSLAKQIYNARTVPGRHRRIEGLDNVDKVIHVDQSPIGRTPRSNPATYTGVFDHVRKLFASTQEAKVRGYQQGRFSFNVKGGRCEACSGDGTIKIEMNFLPDVYVPCEVCHGARYNRETLEVHYKGKTIAEVLDMPIEEAVDFFAAIPAINRHMRTLVDVGLGYVRLGQPAPTLSGGEAQRVKLSAELQKRSTGRTVYVLDEPTTGLHFEDIRKLLLVLGRLVDQGNTVLVIEHNLDVIKTADWLIDMGPEGGNRGGYVVAEGTPEEVAAHPDSYTGHFLAPLLADSPAQQPVAKRAPRKSTAAAPKKAATKTSAARKTARTTTNKTATKTAKKTARKVAK
- a CDS encoding maleylpyruvate isomerase family mycothiol-dependent enzyme, encoding MTTSSALPQIDETLLATTRYLQALTVLDDESVRRPSVLPGWTRAHVVAHLSRNADAFTRVLAQAAAGEPASMYPSSDARDAEIEETVRSHDLAGLVEDATASVARLTEAFWTCTADPATPYARTAGGEPTFALDTLGPRRRAEVEIHHADLDLGYEPAGWPPDFSRAVVRQRQGELAALPGGGPSMVLSATDVDGLWKFGVGQGPEIRGAAGDLAWWLVGRGDGRGLACSAGVLPILGRWR
- a CDS encoding phosphotransferase family protein produces the protein MSVGTWTSPAFAEEARAWVADRLVPLEVALTGEGVQPHARPWSSTIRFETTAGRVWFKVNGPGTRHEATLVRELDRLVPGLLPEVLAVDAARGWSLARDAGPVLREALPADELWDAWERLLPRYAEAQVALAGHRDEVLATGIAEVSPATVPGLARRLLDELAGTPEDEGGLSFGQAAALERALPVVAEQCAELRACGVPDSVQHDDLHSANVCWPGTPADARVIDWGDATWGHPLGTMLATLNSIAFHAGTYVDGRPAPTPELLRVRDAYLEPFTRYAARADLVRCVDLARRTGCVGKALAYRAALAGEPLSTHAENEFPVRDWFLGLLED
- a CDS encoding collagen-like protein — translated: MGKMVVTCVLALVFGFVGAFGAVATFQGSLQGAQGETGLTGAPGPTGPAGQDGADGLDGKDGKDGKAGKTGKAAKVQVKPVDLGSTGCSGRSVQVITDVTVTAGQKLRLTKKNVCVVK